One genomic segment of Marinitoga piezophila KA3 includes these proteins:
- a CDS encoding YceD family protein, with amino-acid sequence MLNDKLHDQKLIYDLDKIEEKEEYTFEITWEKLDTPEGVVDIVKPIKIQFDITKTSQGYILKGNLKTTVKLVCSRCLKEYEQDINGEIEAYYIDDRLQDIFTKNEKLETLDNIIFYSDMKVDITDRIIEAIMMEIPEKPLCKEDCKGLCPICGIDLNENPDHKHEEQYIDPRMAKLLDIFGDEE; translated from the coding sequence ATGTTAAATGATAAATTACATGACCAAAAATTAATATATGATCTTGATAAAATAGAAGAAAAAGAAGAATATACATTTGAAATAACATGGGAAAAATTAGATACACCAGAAGGTGTAGTGGATATAGTAAAACCTATAAAAATACAATTTGATATAACAAAAACATCTCAGGGATATATATTAAAAGGTAATCTAAAAACAACTGTAAAACTTGTCTGTTCAAGATGCTTAAAAGAATATGAGCAGGATATAAATGGTGAGATAGAAGCATATTATATAGACGATAGGCTTCAGGATATATTCACCAAAAATGAAAAATTGGAAACACTGGATAACATAATATTCTATTCTGATATGAAGGTTGATATAACCGATAGGATAATAGAAGCAATAATGATGGAAATTCCAGAAAAACCATTGTGTAAAGAAGATTGTAAAGGATTATGTCCAATATGCGGGATAGATTTAAACGAAAATCCAGATCATAAACATGAAGAGCAGTATATAGATCCAAGAATGGCTAAATTGCTTGATATATTTGGCGACGAAGAATAA
- a CDS encoding RluA family pseudouridine synthase: MEENFLVTNREDGWRLDKFVVEKVPDWISRTYVQKAIKQGQIIVNGELKKPSYKVKNGEVVSIEVPDKPPTIEVLPENIPLNIIYEDKDIIVINKPPSMIVHPVANKVSGTLVNAILYHCKDLQGIGGEIRPGIVHRLDKDTSGAIVVAKNDRAHQSLSAQFKDRKTKKTYIALVKGILKKKQGEINQPLARHPQIRIKMAVVPGGKESITVYKIIKEFGDKASLAWIHLKTGRTHQIRVHFKYIGHPLFGDEVYGKAYEDYKYGIKRQMLHALKLGLFHPRTGEWMEFVAPLPEDFKKAIVNIEKL, encoded by the coding sequence GTGGAAGAAAACTTCCTGGTAACTAATAGAGAAGATGGGTGGAGACTTGATAAATTTGTAGTGGAAAAGGTTCCTGATTGGATATCAAGAACATATGTTCAAAAAGCTATTAAACAGGGGCAAATAATAGTAAATGGAGAACTGAAAAAACCATCATATAAAGTAAAAAATGGTGAAGTGGTTTCAATAGAAGTTCCAGATAAACCACCAACAATAGAGGTGTTACCTGAAAACATACCTTTAAATATTATATATGAAGACAAAGATATTATAGTAATAAATAAACCACCTTCAATGATAGTTCATCCAGTTGCAAATAAGGTTAGTGGAACACTTGTAAATGCTATACTTTATCATTGCAAAGATTTACAGGGAATAGGCGGAGAAATTAGACCGGGTATAGTTCATAGACTGGACAAAGATACCTCAGGTGCAATTGTAGTTGCTAAAAATGATAGAGCACATCAATCGCTAAGTGCTCAGTTTAAGGATAGAAAAACTAAAAAAACATATATAGCTTTGGTAAAAGGTATTTTAAAGAAAAAGCAGGGTGAAATAAATCAACCACTTGCGAGACATCCTCAAATAAGAATAAAAATGGCGGTTGTGCCGGGAGGAAAAGAATCAATTACGGTATATAAAATAATAAAAGAATTTGGAGATAAAGCGTCGCTTGCATGGATACACCTTAAAACAGGAAGGACGCATCAAATAAGAGTACATTTTAAATATATTGGGCATCCATTGTTTGGTGACGAAGTATATGGTAAAGCATATGAAGATTATAAATATGGAATAAAAAGACAGATGCTTCATGCATTAAAATTAGGTCTTTTTCATCCGAGAACCGGTGAATGGATGGAATTTGTGGCACCATTACCAGAAGATTTTAAAAAAGCTATTGTCAATATAGAAAAATTATAA
- a CDS encoding transglycosylase domain-containing protein — MKYFFSGVIVSLLISIILLGYSYSIYKSRSIFSINNNYNTYLFSDGNEIFPPKFKYIEFKDIPVDLTFILLWSEDRDFYGHPGFNLKGFTRAIITNILHGTSYGGSTLTQQIVKNIYLTRKKVITRKIIEIFISFWVERNYTKNDILEAYINTAYLGNDINGFGAAAKRYYNKELKDLNMAEISVLVGILNAPEYYNPYKHPLKAKKQGLIILDSLFTNNFLSKEEYKNYTQLLNEMTFKKPDFDDNNLQLVLAIKEEADRLGIKNGGYIIKSTINRDLFETVKDTWDASKNAILLNNKTGEIISFFGSQYDVFKSKRQIGSNIKPFYYLLAIEKGFSPETQLIDEPLKIGNWAPKNFEKTFRGSVSLKEALIHSINIPSIQLFLKLGNSPTESIKIVENFLKNEIGMDAYYPDDITISLGTIESNTYNIARAFTIFPNFGLIPKIYIIDEIMDKNGNVIYKRQPKIERKIKTISNTSYNTMNKLLKEVVEEGTARNLFASKRDFYGKTGTADNSVWFSGFDGKITISTRVDGKFLLSTTHAIPAARKILGNYYSYNSFAHVPYYYLELSNKQNDSLTTFLSTKFNISELRYSKSGYIKNIQNYEFLFPDYYYKSNKLLNKDSNPHIFEYENIPNQTQIDKDSTDILFMDTEFPDLYFKIRR; from the coding sequence TTGAAATATTTTTTTTCTGGTGTTATTGTCTCATTACTTATCAGTATTATACTACTTGGATACTCTTATTCTATATATAAATCACGTTCTATTTTTTCTATAAACAATAATTATAATACATATCTCTTTTCTGACGGAAATGAAATATTTCCACCTAAGTTTAAGTATATTGAGTTTAAAGATATTCCCGTAGATTTAACTTTTATATTATTATGGTCAGAAGATAGGGATTTTTATGGACATCCGGGGTTTAATTTAAAAGGGTTTACAAGAGCTATTATAACAAATATTTTGCACGGAACTTCATATGGCGGAAGTACCTTAACCCAACAAATTGTTAAGAATATTTATCTAACAAGAAAAAAAGTTATTACCAGGAAAATTATAGAAATATTCATCTCTTTCTGGGTTGAGAGAAATTACACAAAAAATGATATACTTGAAGCTTATATAAATACTGCTTATCTTGGTAATGATATAAATGGATTTGGCGCTGCAGCCAAAAGATACTATAATAAAGAACTAAAAGACTTAAATATGGCTGAAATTTCTGTACTCGTTGGAATATTAAATGCACCAGAATACTATAATCCTTATAAACACCCATTAAAAGCAAAAAAACAGGGGCTTATTATACTTGACTCACTATTCACAAATAATTTTTTATCAAAAGAAGAATATAAAAATTATACTCAATTGTTAAATGAAATGACCTTTAAAAAACCTGATTTTGATGATAATAACTTACAACTTGTTCTTGCAATAAAGGAAGAAGCCGATAGATTGGGTATTAAAAATGGTGGGTATATTATTAAATCTACTATTAATAGAGATTTATTTGAAACAGTAAAAGATACCTGGGATGCTTCAAAAAATGCTATTTTATTAAATAACAAAACCGGAGAAATAATTTCTTTTTTTGGCAGCCAATATGATGTTTTTAAATCAAAACGTCAAATCGGTTCTAATATAAAACCTTTTTATTATTTACTGGCAATAGAAAAAGGTTTTTCTCCGGAAACTCAATTAATAGATGAACCTTTAAAAATTGGAAATTGGGCTCCTAAAAATTTTGAAAAGACATTTAGAGGCAGTGTATCTCTCAAAGAAGCTTTGATTCATTCTATTAATATACCTTCAATACAATTATTTCTAAAGCTTGGAAATAGTCCAACCGAATCAATAAAAATCGTTGAAAACTTTCTTAAAAATGAAATTGGTATGGACGCATATTATCCTGATGATATTACTATTTCTCTTGGAACTATTGAAAGTAATACCTACAATATAGCTCGCGCTTTTACAATATTCCCTAATTTTGGATTAATACCTAAAATTTATATAATCGATGAAATTATGGATAAAAACGGAAATGTTATTTATAAAAGACAACCTAAAATTGAAAGAAAGATTAAAACCATTTCTAATACTTCTTATAATACAATGAATAAACTATTAAAAGAGGTTGTTGAAGAAGGAACTGCCAGAAATTTATTTGCGTCTAAAAGAGATTTTTATGGAAAAACAGGAACGGCTGATAACTCTGTTTGGTTTTCTGGATTTGACGGAAAGATAACTATATCCACAAGAGTTGATGGAAAATTCTTATTATCAACAACACACGCAATACCAGCCGCCAGAAAGATTTTAGGAAATTATTATTCATATAATTCATTTGCACATGTCCCATATTATTATTTAGAATTAAGCAATAAACAGAATGATTCATTAACAACGTTTTTATCTACAAAATTTAATATTTCAGAGTTGAGATATAGTAAATCAGGATATATAAAAAATATTCAAAATTATGAATTCCTATTTCCAGATTACTATTATAAATCAAACAAATTATTAAACAAAGATAGTAATCCTCATATTTTCGAATATGAAAATATTCCTAACCAAACACAAATAGACAAAGATTCAACTGATATATTATTCATGGATACAGAGTTTCCTGATTTATATTTTAAAATTAGAAGGTGA
- a CDS encoding TIGR03936 family radical SAM-associated protein: MKYLLRFKKSGKSAYISHNDTLEEIERIFRRAKIKMEFTKGFHSKPKMSIAQAIPLGYINRSLYVTLNTIEEYDFSRLNDFMSEGFRLLDYKKVEDNFKIKIKYYSFRVYLSRNLFDKFIEEYNKMKERFIDFEYYINKKGIYVLKYKQEYNKVYNIWKTFSDTKEDFLFYPIVYDAIWGEKIE, encoded by the coding sequence TTGAAATATCTTTTGAGATTTAAGAAATCCGGGAAATCTGCTTATATTTCGCATAATGATACACTGGAAGAAATAGAACGTATCTTTAGACGTGCTAAAATAAAAATGGAATTTACAAAAGGTTTTCATTCAAAACCAAAAATGAGTATAGCCCAGGCTATTCCTCTGGGATATATAAATAGAAGCTTATATGTAACCCTTAATACAATAGAAGAATATGATTTTTCCAGATTAAATGATTTTATGTCAGAAGGATTTAGATTATTAGATTATAAAAAGGTGGAGGATAACTTTAAAATAAAAATAAAATATTACAGTTTCAGGGTTTATCTTTCCAGAAATTTGTTCGATAAATTTATTGAAGAATATAACAAAATGAAAGAGCGATTTATTGATTTTGAATATTATATAAACAAAAAAGGGATTTATGTGTTAAAATATAAACAGGAGTACAATAAAGTATATAATATATGGAAAACTTTTTCCGATACAAAAGAAGACTTTTTGTTTTATCCCATAGTATATGATGCGATTTGGGGGGAGAAAATTGAGTAA
- a CDS encoding PP2C family protein-serine/threonine phosphatase, with product MDKSTQYGLEIYNKLNEKLAYYKKEDQPKDLEEIKKRIEVLIDVLFEEGESYRTQLEEFSLQLEAQVEELSKLYEELTAVLDIGKILNETLDPHGSMESIIKRIKDIISYNDIIVGEFSDFPPRKDFSILHADFTILDFEKTVQIIDYLNAEGKIKPIILEKHPITHEEVPIMFIPIESRMKVWGFFLFYGSSKGLFTAGNRKIMESVAEQIAFSYDTLDFLNKKIEQEKLEEQLRIASEIQQSLLPKTLPEFENVDIHAFYRPAYDIGGDYYDVVKMDDDKAFLVLADVSGKSVPAALIMTSFRSILRHELESNNDLTTIVYKLNNYISKEIPQDRFVTAIFIILDYKEKKLEMINCGHNPTLIIKDGELLSFEAEYMPVGIMDGFFFESQTLEYENEINIAIYTDGITEARNMEKEEFELERLTELFVKSRELSSKETLERIIKKLDEFVGGAPQHDDTTIMIVKSKV from the coding sequence ATGGATAAAAGTACCCAGTATGGACTTGAAATATATAACAAATTAAACGAAAAGCTGGCATATTATAAAAAAGAAGATCAACCCAAAGATTTAGAAGAAATAAAAAAACGTATAGAAGTTTTGATAGATGTGCTTTTTGAAGAAGGGGAAAGTTATAGAACGCAATTAGAGGAATTTTCGCTTCAACTTGAAGCACAGGTTGAAGAGTTATCCAAACTATATGAAGAATTAACCGCTGTTCTTGATATAGGTAAAATTTTAAATGAAACATTAGATCCACATGGTTCGATGGAAAGTATAATAAAAAGAATTAAAGATATAATAAGCTATAATGATATTATTGTGGGAGAATTTTCCGATTTTCCTCCACGAAAAGATTTTAGTATACTGCATGCTGATTTTACCATATTGGATTTTGAAAAAACAGTTCAAATAATAGATTACTTAAATGCCGAAGGTAAAATAAAACCTATAATTCTTGAAAAACATCCAATAACTCATGAAGAAGTACCTATAATGTTTATACCAATAGAATCCAGAATGAAAGTATGGGGATTCTTCCTTTTTTATGGTTCAAGTAAAGGATTATTTACAGCAGGTAATAGAAAAATAATGGAATCTGTTGCGGAACAAATAGCTTTTAGTTATGATACTTTAGATTTCTTAAACAAAAAAATTGAACAGGAAAAATTAGAAGAACAGTTGAGAATAGCTTCGGAGATTCAGCAATCATTACTTCCAAAAACTTTACCGGAATTTGAAAATGTGGATATTCATGCATTTTATAGACCAGCATATGATATAGGTGGAGATTATTATGATGTTGTAAAAATGGATGATGACAAGGCATTTTTAGTTCTTGCAGATGTTTCAGGTAAAAGCGTACCTGCAGCATTGATTATGACATCATTTAGATCTATTTTAAGGCACGAACTGGAGTCTAATAACGATCTAACAACTATAGTATATAAATTAAACAATTACATTTCAAAAGAAATTCCGCAGGATAGGTTTGTTACTGCAATATTCATTATTCTTGATTACAAAGAAAAGAAACTGGAAATGATAAATTGTGGGCATAATCCGACATTGATAATAAAAGACGGAGAATTACTTAGTTTTGAAGCTGAATATATGCCTGTTGGAATTATGGATGGTTTTTTCTTTGAAAGTCAAACATTAGAATATGAGAATGAAATTAATATAGCTATTTACACAGATGGTATAACTGAAGCAAGAAATATGGAAAAAGAAGAATTTGAATTAGAGAGACTCACGGAATTATTTGTTAAGTCGAGAGAATTAAGTTCTAAAGAAACGCTGGAACGAATTATAAAGAAACTCGATGAATTTGTTGGCGGGGCGCCACAACACGATGATACTACAATAATGATAGTTAAATCAAAAGTATAA
- a CDS encoding response regulator transcription factor yields MSKKILIVDDSDVLRKILNFNFKKEGFEVHEARDGEEGLQKIKELKPDAVCLDIMMPKMDGFTVLKKLKEENISLPILVLTAKGGEEDEELALSLGAFKVATKPFSPKNIVDIIKQAVGGNG; encoded by the coding sequence TTGAGTAAAAAAATCCTTATAGTAGATGATTCTGATGTGTTGAGAAAAATATTAAATTTTAATTTTAAAAAAGAAGGTTTTGAAGTTCACGAAGCAAGGGATGGTGAAGAAGGACTTCAAAAAATAAAAGAATTAAAACCTGATGCAGTATGTTTGGACATTATGATGCCCAAAATGGATGGTTTTACTGTTTTAAAAAAATTAAAAGAAGAAAATATATCCCTTCCAATACTTGTTCTTACAGCAAAAGGTGGGGAAGAAGATGAGGAATTAGCTCTTTCATTAGGAGCTTTTAAAGTTGCAACAAAACCATTTAGCCCTAAAAATATAGTGGATATAATAAAACAGGCGGTGGGGGGAAATGGATAA
- the rpmF gene encoding 50S ribosomal protein L32 → MAVPKQKTSRARTHRRRAANLYKAVKVNVVKCPNCGEPKLPHRVCLNCGYYNGKQILEIGE, encoded by the coding sequence ATGGCTGTACCTAAGCAAAAAACATCAAGAGCAAGAACACACAGAAGAAGAGCAGCAAATTTATACAAAGCAGTAAAGGTTAATGTAGTAAAATGTCCAAACTGTGGCGAACCAAAACTCCCCCACAGAGTATGTTTAAACTGCGGATACTATAACGGAAAACAGATCTTAGAAATAGGAGAATAA
- the lspA gene encoding signal peptidase II: protein MDWLIPIILFLDQITKVLAREYLIGKNIEIIGDYITLTYVTNTGMAFGMLKGHSFYLGLVSTIIVTIIYIYRKIYMNNNKSLLFDIATVFIIGGAMGNLYDRIRFEYVVDMFSVKYFSVFNVADSFVTIGGILLAIYFIKKERNYTWKKTSW from the coding sequence TTGGACTGGTTAATACCTATAATCTTGTTTTTAGATCAAATTACAAAAGTACTTGCCAGAGAATATCTTATTGGAAAAAACATAGAGATAATAGGAGATTATATAACATTAACATATGTAACAAATACAGGAATGGCGTTTGGAATGTTAAAAGGCCATTCCTTTTATCTTGGATTAGTTTCAACGATAATTGTGACAATTATATATATTTATAGAAAAATTTATATGAATAATAACAAGTCGTTATTATTTGACATAGCCACGGTTTTTATTATAGGGGGAGCTATGGGAAACCTTTATGATAGAATAAGATTTGAATATGTTGTTGATATGTTTAGTGTAAAATACTTTTCAGTTTTTAATGTTGCTGACTCATTTGTTACAATTGGAGGTATTTTACTGGCAATATATTTTATAAAAAAGGAGAGAAATTATACGTGGAAGAAAACTTCCTGGTAA
- a CDS encoding CheR family methyltransferase yields MNEKSLYTSPYDDNEYKWLLDNIAKHFELDLRGYKQHRVRRRIDMIMRKYSYKDYKTYFNDLKKDPKKWDEFLDKLTINVTEFFRNPEKWEYLKKNVLPRLMKESGSKTKLWSAGCSTGEEPYTLSIILEELKAPKTIKVMATDLDKFVIAKAKRGVYSSRSLVNISEDLKNKYFKKVGPDSYEVSPIIKSRVVFKQHNLLMDPFEKNLDLIVCRNVVIYFDMEAKNGLYKNFAASLRKGGVLFVGSTERIFNYRSLGLEVIEPFFYQKVSD; encoded by the coding sequence ATGAACGAAAAAAGCCTTTACACATCACCATATGATGACAACGAATATAAATGGCTATTGGACAACATAGCGAAACATTTTGAACTTGATTTAAGGGGTTATAAACAGCATAGGGTTAGAAGAAGAATAGACATGATTATGAGGAAATATTCTTATAAAGATTATAAAACATATTTCAATGACTTAAAAAAAGATCCTAAGAAATGGGATGAATTTCTTGATAAACTCACAATAAACGTTACAGAATTTTTCAGAAATCCAGAAAAATGGGAATATTTAAAGAAAAATGTTTTACCGCGTTTAATGAAAGAAAGTGGATCAAAAACCAAATTATGGAGTGCAGGTTGTTCAACAGGTGAAGAGCCGTACACATTATCCATAATACTTGAAGAATTAAAAGCGCCAAAAACCATAAAAGTTATGGCTACAGATCTTGATAAATTTGTTATTGCAAAAGCTAAAAGAGGAGTTTATTCTTCAAGATCGCTCGTGAATATTTCAGAAGATCTAAAGAATAAATACTTTAAAAAGGTTGGGCCTGATTCATATGAAGTATCTCCAATAATAAAATCAAGAGTTGTATTTAAACAACATAATTTATTAATGGATCCATTTGAAAAAAATCTTGATCTTATTGTATGTAGGAATGTTGTAATATATTTTGATATGGAAGCTAAAAATGGATTATATAAAAATTTTGCAGCTTCATTAAGAAAAGGTGGAGTGTTATTCGTTGGTTCAACAGAAAGAATTTTTAATTATAGAAGTCTTGGCCTCGAAGTAATTGAACCGTTCTTCTATCAAAAAGTGAGTGATTAA
- a CDS encoding YebC/PmpR family DNA-binding transcriptional regulator, which translates to MSGHNKWANIKHRKAAQDAKRSKIFTKLIRELTVAAKEGGDDPEANPRLRTAIEKAKDANMPKDKIEAAIKKGAGGTDADSYVEIMYEGYGPAGVAIIMRALTDNKNRTAQEVRHILSKNGGSLAESGAVAWNFERKAMITVPKEEVADLDEFMMEALDAGAEDVIEDETIQVIAAPEDMVQVRDTLKDKGFTVKASLTYIPKNTVKIAGSDAEKMLKLIDALEDSDDIQEVFANFEIDDEEMERLAQKM; encoded by the coding sequence ATGTCAGGTCACAACAAGTGGGCAAATATAAAGCATAGAAAAGCAGCTCAGGATGCAAAAAGGTCAAAGATCTTTACAAAATTAATCAGAGAATTAACAGTTGCTGCTAAAGAAGGTGGAGATGATCCAGAAGCAAATCCAAGATTGAGAACAGCTATTGAAAAAGCAAAAGATGCAAATATGCCAAAAGATAAGATTGAAGCTGCAATTAAAAAAGGTGCTGGAGGAACAGATGCAGATTCTTATGTAGAAATAATGTATGAAGGTTATGGTCCTGCAGGTGTAGCAATAATAATGAGAGCATTAACAGATAACAAAAACAGAACTGCTCAAGAAGTAAGACATATTCTTTCAAAAAATGGAGGAAGTCTTGCTGAAAGTGGAGCTGTTGCATGGAATTTTGAAAGAAAAGCTATGATTACAGTTCCAAAAGAAGAAGTAGCAGATCTTGACGAATTTATGATGGAAGCTTTAGATGCGGGAGCAGAAGATGTTATAGAAGACGAAACAATACAGGTAATAGCTGCACCAGAAGATATGGTTCAGGTAAGAGATACATTAAAAGATAAAGGCTTTACAGTGAAAGCATCATTAACATATATTCCTAAAAATACAGTAAAGATAGCAGGTAGCGATGCTGAAAAAATGTTAAAGTTAATAGATGCTCTTGAAGATAGCGATGATATTCAAGAAGTATTTGCAAATTTTGAAATTGATGATGAAGAAATGGAAAGATTAGCACAAAAAATGTAA
- the plsX gene encoding phosphate acyltransferase PlsX, giving the protein MPEKARIGLDLFGGDNAPNATLEGAIFALKNNFVDSVYLIGGDQSLKEKIPEELHKKFIFIKAENTVTNNTKPTDVLKLKTSSIYIGNEMMKNGEIDAFVSAGSTGALLAAGTFVCGRIKGIDRPALVIPLPGKKGKVRVLVDGGANAELKPKHFVSLAKEGIAFAKFLGIENPKVKILNIGTEEEKGTKLVKEVSEIFKEDSKIVYDGFVEGRDIFEENVDVIVTDGFTGNTVLKTVEGTAYYILSELKEKISKGGFFAKIGALLMKNALKGLKSSLDYRQYGGTFFLGINGILVKAHGSSDSEAIANALKVAQKAVEEDIVSKIKELL; this is encoded by the coding sequence ATGCCTGAAAAAGCCAGAATCGGCTTGGATTTATTTGGTGGAGATAACGCGCCCAACGCTACACTTGAGGGCGCGATTTTTGCATTAAAAAATAACTTTGTCGATTCTGTATACTTAATTGGGGGAGATCAAAGTTTAAAAGAAAAAATACCAGAAGAATTACATAAAAAATTTATATTTATAAAAGCAGAAAACACAGTTACCAATAATACCAAACCAACAGATGTATTAAAACTAAAAACAAGTTCTATTTATATAGGTAATGAAATGATGAAAAATGGTGAAATAGATGCATTTGTTAGTGCTGGAAGTACAGGCGCTTTATTGGCAGCGGGAACATTTGTTTGTGGTAGAATTAAGGGAATTGATAGACCAGCATTGGTAATACCATTACCTGGGAAAAAAGGAAAGGTAAGAGTTCTTGTTGATGGCGGAGCAAATGCAGAATTAAAACCAAAACATTTTGTTTCGTTGGCAAAAGAAGGAATTGCCTTTGCAAAGTTTCTGGGAATAGAAAATCCAAAAGTAAAAATATTAAATATAGGAACCGAAGAGGAAAAAGGAACAAAATTGGTTAAAGAAGTTTCAGAAATATTTAAAGAAGATTCAAAAATAGTATATGATGGATTTGTTGAAGGAAGAGACATTTTTGAAGAAAATGTAGATGTAATAGTTACAGATGGTTTTACAGGAAATACAGTTTTAAAAACAGTAGAAGGAACAGCATATTATATTCTTTCTGAATTAAAGGAAAAAATATCAAAAGGTGGATTTTTTGCAAAAATAGGTGCGTTATTAATGAAAAATGCATTAAAAGGCTTAAAATCCAGTCTTGACTATAGACAATACGGAGGAACCTTCTTCTTAGGGATTAACGGAATACTTGTAAAGGCACATGGTTCTTCTGATTCTGAGGCCATTGCAAATGCACTAAAAGTAGCTCAAAAAGCAGTGGAAGAAGATATAGTGTCAAAGATAAAGGAATTGTTATAG
- a CDS encoding cyclic nucleotide-binding domain-containing protein: MKDFFNPGEVILKENETYNFCYYIISGKVMTSLKNNELQPGDFIGTMSFITGKPLLESYIANTRVEVLKISKETLIKLIDEKEFEKFFEHISNLYINLFYKSVFGVIPDISELLKMKARALNKRDVLDDLILDETDALLSELDQILNAGEIFETELPDDPDVAAESFKALFDKDNLDLPGIIVYTTNYIRKNLSNNVLCEDLIYAFEKSIEIEDRALVKYFLYLSTIFCKDRERIQEILEEYLEILRFWGIPSWGEMLIRIENYEMYLNLFNKKNEGE; encoded by the coding sequence ATGAAAGACTTTTTTAATCCTGGCGAAGTAATTTTAAAAGAAAATGAAACGTATAATTTTTGTTATTATATTATCTCCGGAAAGGTTATGACTTCTTTAAAAAACAACGAATTACAGCCAGGTGATTTTATAGGTACAATGAGTTTTATTACTGGAAAACCTTTGCTTGAAAGTTATATAGCAAATACTCGGGTTGAAGTTTTAAAAATAAGCAAGGAAACGCTTATAAAATTAATTGATGAAAAAGAATTCGAAAAATTTTTTGAGCATATTTCAAATCTTTACATAAATTTATTTTATAAAAGTGTTTTTGGAGTTATTCCTGATATTTCAGAACTTTTAAAAATGAAAGCTCGCGCCCTTAATAAACGCGATGTATTGGATGATTTAATTTTAGATGAAACAGACGCATTATTATCAGAATTAGATCAAATCTTAAATGCCGGTGAAATATTTGAAACTGAATTGCCGGATGATCCTGATGTTGCAGCTGAAAGTTTTAAGGCTTTATTTGATAAAGATAATTTAGACCTTCCCGGAATAATAGTATATACAACAAATTATATAAGAAAGAATTTAAGCAATAATGTATTGTGTGAGGACTTAATATATGCTTTTGAGAAATCAATAGAAATAGAAGACAGAGCGCTTGTAAAATATTTTTTATATCTATCTACCATTTTTTGTAAAGATAGAGAAAGAATACAGGAAATTTTAGAAGAATACCTTGAAATATTGCGTTTCTGGGGGATTCCTTCCTGGGGAGAAATGTTAATTAGAATAGAAAATTATGAAATGTATCTTAACTTATTTAATAAAAAGAATGAAGGTGAATAA